A DNA window from Bradyrhizobium sp. CCBAU 53421 contains the following coding sequences:
- a CDS encoding Crp/Fnr family transcriptional regulator gives MHRICIRVRGKEFRVADASFSLLTGNDIETRLVRAGGVIFREGEQANELFVIKSGFVRIQVGNKTMADLPADTIFGEMALIDNEPRSATATALTDVELVPVSEKQFLFLVSQTPHFALKVMRTLAQRLRTMNKGVY, from the coding sequence ATGCATCGGATCTGCATCCGGGTTCGGGGAAAGGAATTTCGAGTGGCAGATGCAAGCTTCAGCCTTCTGACGGGCAACGATATCGAAACGCGCCTGGTGCGGGCCGGCGGCGTTATCTTTCGCGAGGGTGAACAGGCCAACGAGCTGTTCGTGATCAAGAGCGGCTTCGTGCGCATTCAGGTCGGCAACAAGACCATGGCGGACCTGCCGGCGGACACGATCTTTGGCGAGATGGCTTTGATCGACAACGAGCCGAGGAGCGCGACCGCGACGGCGCTCACGGATGTCGAGCTCGTCCCGGTCTCGGAAAAGCAGTTTCTCTTCCTCGTCAGCCAGACGCCGCATTTTGCCCTGAAGGTGATGAGGACGCTGGCCCAGCGGCTCAGAACCATGAACAAGGGCGTGTATTAA